The Branchiostoma lanceolatum isolate klBraLanc5 chromosome 10, klBraLanc5.hap2, whole genome shotgun sequence genome has a window encoding:
- the LOC136443142 gene encoding beta-galactoside alpha-2,6-sialyltransferase 2-like, with protein MRTRILLLFGTGLCVCVMIYGILTKSLMTRLIFDTHKAIGNEQPQFPALQNTTHQSSITGEPLQTRNAILVRAFRNASTLNHTGRNPLQVKRDSKLRREMSCKLKKNVPFSTITRKQASKDKNSAFLPEESLEKLVHFNSCAVVSSSHALRLHTYGQEIDSHNAVLRFNCAPTHRFEKFVGNRTDIRLINTLIPLENYRGCRQEFWSENSTVFKSDTTLVIRNMDAINVGPHGVNLKKDKHHVFSNLIKYRKTYPNRTMSYIQRADFGKDILAELARFCNATKMCKKSRWTPSTGMFGVVMMMHLCDWVHVYELVPSKKNNTKLVYYYDETRVWKPAKDRHSYQEEQIYIKTLSLTPDKDIEDTGVVLLQGLSQIRCG; from the exons ATGAGGACAAGGATACTACTTCTCTTTGGTACcggactgtgtgtttgtgtaatgaTCTATGGTATCCTGACCAAGTCTTTGATGACCAGGTTGATATTTGACACCCATAAAGCTATAGGCAACGAGCAACCTCAGTTTCCAGCGCTACAAAATACCACACATCAGTCGTCAATCACGGGAGAACCTCTACAAACTAGGAACGCCATCTTAGTCAGAGCATTCAGAAACGCATCAACATTAAACCACACGGGAAGGAATCCACTCCAAGTCAAGAGAGATTCCAAATTACGACGAGAAATGTCGTGCAAGCTGAAGAAGAACGTTCCGTTTTCCACCATCACAAGAAAACAGGCGTCCAAGGATAAAAACAGTGCCTTTTTGCCAGAGGAGAGTCTGGAGAAGTTGGTGCACTTTAACTCGTGCGCGGTCGTTAGTAGTAGCCACGCCCTGAGGCTTCACACGTACGGTCAGGAGATAG ACAGCCACAACGCCGTGCTGAGATTCAACTGCGCTCCCACGCACAGGTTTGAGAAGTTTGTTGGAAACAGGACGGATATTCGTCTGATCAACACACTCATCCCTTTGGAGAATTACCGAGGGTGTCGGCAGGAATTCTGGAGCGAGAACAGCACCGTGTTTAAATCTGACACCACACTCGTCATAAGGAACATGGACGCAATCAATGTGGGACCACATGGCGTCAATCTTAAAAAGGATAAACATCATGTTTTTTCCAACTTGATAAAATACAGGAAGACCTATCCAAACAGGACTATGTCTTACATACAGAGAGCTGACTTTGGGAAGGACATATTGGCAGAATTGGCGCGATTCTGCAACGCtacaaaaatgtgcaaaaagTCAAGGTGGACTCCAAGTACAGGCATGTTTG gtgtggtgatgatgatgcatCTCTGCGACTGGGTCCATGTGTACGAGCTTGTTCCTTCCAAAAAGAACAATACAAAGCTTGTCTATTACTACGACGAGACTAGAGTGTGGAAGCCAGCAAAAGACCGACACTCTTACCAAGAAGAACAGATTTACATCAAAACGTTGTCACTGACTCCCGATAAAGATATAGAAGACACCGGCGTGGTGCTGTTACAAGGACTCTCGCAGATTCGCTGTGGTTGA
- the LOC136443143 gene encoding zinc finger MYND domain-containing protein 12-like: protein MTLNPLANPKGVSLLCELCQKPAFIQCTKCRVTYYCGVEHQKADWMGIHEKICQMLIPLRVPEPFLSSDDERQHRHQQMTHRKKRMIELTRTTGQKLLFEGHHEQAVPAAMQSLRFSIDVFGLSSIELVPSYLILGEASIGLGRLQQAEEYLAQAEWTVLKTPECSSAIKSKLYRNLGLLFAAKGNYDEARHQLANDIYYASEEFGPHDIHTAGGYFHMANVFFRMNRMDVADSLYSEVTTIWHQHLSQLIRWRLKTPATPSGIGPAIEGVQEEEGGLDEAQEAEAIQVLNSIHDMREQLAHQNPLGLANICHTLTMLYYLLNDMDRAREFSRKALLSSETAPPGEDGSLTTISELAKVLDVHPGTATTS from the exons ATGACGTTGAATCCGCTGGCGAACCCCAAGGGTGTGAGTTTGCTGTGTGAGCTGTGCCAGAAACCCGCGTTTATCCAGTGTACCAAGTGCCGAGTAACCTACTACTG CGGTGTGGAGCACCAGAAGGCGGACTGGATGGGGATCCACGAGAAGATCTGTCAGATGCTGATCCCGCTGCGCGTGCCCGAACCCTTCCTCAGCTCCGACGACGAGCGCCAGCACAGACATCAGCAGATGACTCACAGAAAG AAGCGGATGATTGAGCTGACCCGCACAACGGGACAGAAGCTGCTGTTTGAGGGTCACCACGAGCAGGCGGTCCCGGCAGCCATGCAATCCCTCAGGTTCAGCATCGACGTGTTCGGGCTCAGCTCCATCGAGCTCGTACCATCCTACCTCATCCTGGGGGAGGCCAGCATTG GACTGGGAAGACTGCAGCAGGCGGAGGAGTACCTTGCCCAGGCGGAGTGGACCGTGCTGAAGACCCCAGAATGCAGCAGTGCCATCAAGTCCAAACTGTACCGGAACCTCGGCCTGCTGTTCGCTGCAAAAGGGAACTACGACGAGGCCAGGCACCAGCTGGCAAATGAT ATCTACTATGCGAGTGAGGAGTTTGGTCCCCATGACATCCACACGGCCGGCGGGTACTTCCACATGGCCAACGTGTTCTTCAGGATGAACAGGATGGACGTGGCTGACTCCCTGTACTCAGAG GTGACGACCATCTGGCACCAGCACCTGTCCCAGCTGATCAGGTGGCGGCTGAAGACACCTGCAACCCCCTCCGGTATCGGTCCGGCCATAGAGGGGGTACAGGAGGAGGAAGGGGGTCTAG ATGAGGCCCAGGAGGCAGAAGCCATCCAGGTGCTGAACTCCATCCACGACATGCGGGAACAGCTGGCACATCAGAACCCCCTGGGCCTGGCTAACATCTGCCACACGCTCACCATGCTGTACTACCTGCTCAATGACATGGACAGG GCTCGAGAGTTCAGCCGTAAGGCCCTCCTGTCCAGCGAGACCGCACCTCCTGGCGAGGACGGGTCCCTCACGACAATCTCTGAACTCGCCAAGGTTCTCGACGTCCATCCTGGGACAGCCACTACATCATGA